The Alkalihalobacillus sp. LMS6 genomic interval TTCGGCCCACCAACGGCTCCGAGTAAACAAGCATCAGCGTTTTTACACTTTTGAATGGTTTCTTTTGGGAGCGGTTCTCCTGTAGCATCAAGAGCCGCCCCTCCAATATGTGCTTCTTGAAAAGTAAACTGGTGACCAAAGCGATTGGCAACAGCTTCCAGCACTTCCTTACCAGCTTTTACAATCTCTGGTCCAATGCCGTCCCCAGCTAGTAGCGTAATTGTTTTATTCATCATTTGCCTCCTAGCCTACTGTTGAAGTCGATGGTTCTTGTAGTCGTTTTTCTTCATGTGAAAATCGATTTACAGCGTGAATGTACGCTTTTGCTGATGCTTCTAATACATCATTGGCGACGCCTCGACCTGAATGAGATCGATCGTTTTTTGATAGATTAACGTGTACTTCAGCTAGCGCATCTTCTCCCTCTGTAATGGATTGAATCCGATAGTCTTTCAATCGATAATGAAAATCGGTCAATTTGGCTAGTGTATTGTAAATGGCTTCTACACTGCCTGACCCTGTGCTCGCCTCTGTATATTCGCTTCCTTTGACGTGCTTTAATTTTATCGTTGCAGTTGGTGTTTGATTCGTTCCATAAGAAACTTGTAGCGCTTCAAGTTTGTACTGATGTTCTTGATCCTCGTCGCCTTGATCAATCATTAGCGCATATAAATCATCTTCCGTAACCATCTTCTTTTTATCTGCTAACGTTTTAAACGCGTTAAAAAGCGTGATCAATTCTTCAGAAGATCCTTTAAAACCAAGCGCCTTCATTTTTTCTTGAAACGCGTGTCGTCCAGAATGTTTTCCAAGTGGATTTGAAGACGTTGCTCCTACTAATTCTGGCGTAATAATTTCATAGGTTTCTTTATGCTTCAACATTCCGTCTTGATGAATACCTGATTCATGCGCAAACGCATTTGACCCAACAACAGCTTTATTTTTTGGAATAGGCATGGATGTGTACCGACTTACTAAGGCACTTGTTCGCTTCAATTCATTAAGCTGGATATTCGTCCCTGTTTCATAGTAATCAGAACGAATGTGTAACCCGACGGCAATCTCTTCAAGTGAAGCATTTCCTGCCCGTTCACCAATCCCGTTTATGGTACATTCGACTTGTCGCGCCCCACCTTGAATAGCAGCTAATGAATTCGCCACACCCATACCTAGATCATCATGATTATGGGTCGAAAGGATGGCTCGATCTATATTTGGTACAGTCTGGCTAATATATTCAAATAATTCGGATATTTCCTTTGGCATCGTATACCCAACTGTATCTGGTAGATTAATAACCGAAGCACCCGCGTCAATCGTTGCTTCGATTATTTTTGCTAAAAACCCCCAGTCAGAACGACTTGCATCTTCTGCTGAAAATTGAACGTGTGGGAATCTCTTTGCTGCATACTTGACGCTTTCTACCGCCTGTTCAATCACTTGTTCTGGCGTTAATTTCAGCTTGTATTGCATGTGAATAGGAGAGGTCGCAAGGAATACGTGAATTCTTGGTTCAGCACTTGCCTTCAGCGCTTCCCAACATGCATCAATGTCGCTTTCCTTCGAACGAGCTAAACCTGTTACCGATGAGGCTTTAATTTGTGTAGCGATCTCTTTAACCGACTGGAAATCCCCTTTTGAGGAGGCTGGAAACCCAGCCTCAATAATATCTACTCCCAGACGCTCTAACTGAAACGCAATATCCAGCTTCTCTCTGTGATTAAGATTAATCCCTGGAGATTGCTCTCCATCTCGCAAAGTCGTATCAAAAATATTAACTTTGCCCATGTCCAACGGCTCCTTTTTTCGATTTAGATTGTTTTACAAATGGCATCATTTCTCGAAGTTCGCGTCCTACCACTTCAAGAGGATGATTCGCTTCTGCTGTATTAATCGCGTTGTATTCAGGACGATTTAGCTTATTCTCTAAAATCCAACCTTTTGCAAATTTCCCTTTTTGAATATCATCTAAGATCGCACGCATTTCTTTCTTCGTTTCGTCAGTTACAATGCGTGGCCCTGCTTGGAAATCTCCCCATTGCGCTGTATCTGAAATGGAATAGCGCATATACTCTAGACCACCTTCATACATCAAATCAACAATGAGCTTTAGTTCATGCAAACATTCAAAATAAGCAATTTCTGGCTGATACCCAGCCTCCACGAGCGTTTCAAATCCAGCTTTTACAAGCGCGGAAGTTCCGCCACAAAGAACCGCTTGTTCTCCGAATAGATCTGTCTCCGTTTCTTCTTTAAACGATGTCTCTAGCACACCAGCTCGGGCTGCACCAATCTGTTTCGCATAAGCAAGCGCAAGATTCTTCGCTTCTCCAGTTGCGTCTTGTTGAACAGCGATCAATGCTGGTACACCAGCTCCCTCTGTAAACGTTCGGCGAACTAAATGACCCGGTCCTTTAGGGGCTACAAGGAAAACATCTACATGACTTGGAGGAACAATTTGATTAAAATGAATATTAAAACCATGGGCAAACACTAGGGCTTTACCTGCTGTTAATTCCTTTTCAATTGATTCTTTATAGACGTCTGGCTGCTGTTCATCTGGTAATAGAACCATGATGACTTCCGCTTTTTCTGCCGCTTCTTGTACGGAATAAACGTTAAAACCATCTTCCTTTGCCTTCTCCCAAGAGTTTCCTTGACGGAGTCCAACGATTACATCTACACCGGATTCTTTTAAATTTTGCGCATGTGCGTGTCCCTGAGAACCATATCCAATAACCGCAACCGTCTTTTCATGTAAAAACCCTTCATTCACGTCACCATTGTAATAAACTTTTGCCATGATAATCTCTCCCTTTTTTAATGAATAAGTGTTAAACGAGATGCCTCTGTTTGTGATTTCACGCTTCGATTGATAGCTGTTACACCTGTTCGTGCAATTTCATGGATGCCGTATGTTTTGATTAATTCAATAAAAGCCTCTACCTTGTCTGTATGTCCAGTAACTTGCAAAGTTAGCGAGTCTCTTCCAACATCAATCATTTGTGCACGGAAGGTTTCAGCTAAAGAGCCAATTTCTGCTCTTTGCTCAGCAGTTGCGGAAATTTTCACTAATGCAAGTTCCCTAGATACTGTTGCTTCGTCCGTTACATCTTTTACCTTTAAAACATCCACTTGCTTATGAAGTTGCTTCATCACTTGTTCAATGTTTTCCATTGCATCCGCTACAACAACAAATGTCATTCGCGAAACGGTTGGGTTATCGGTTACGCCGACTGTAATGCTGTCAATATTGTATTGCCTTCGAGCAAAAAGACCGGTAATGCGGTTCAATACACCTGAGCGATTTTGAACGAGAACCGTTATCGTCCGTTTCATAGTGGCTCAACTCCCTCCATACAATGATGACCTTGCCCTGGACAAATCATTGGGTAAACATTTTCTTCTTGTGCGACACACACTTCGAGCAAAACAGGACCTTGATGGTTAAACGTATCTTTAATGGCATCTCCTAATTTTGACCGTTTGTCAACTTTTATTGCTTTGATGTCATAAGCTTCTGCTAATTTGGTGAAGTTTGGTTGAATCGGAAAAAGAGAATGAGAATACCTTTCACCATGGAAAAGTTGTTGCCATTGCCGAACCATTCCGAGTGATGCATTGTTTACGATGACGATTTTCACCGGAAGCTGCAACTCCTGTAAGATCGACATTTCTTGGAGTGTCATTTGAAACCCAGCATCCCCCGTAATCGCAATGACTGGTAGCTCTGGTTCAGCAATTTGTGCGCCAATCGCCGCAGGGAAACCGAAGCCCATTGTCCCGAGCCCTCCAGAAGTGACCCAGCGATTAGGTTTGTTAAAGGAAAAAAATTGCGCCGCCCACATTTGATGTTGACCAACATCTGTTGTAACAATTGCTTCTCCCTCGGTTTCTTCGTACAATTTTTCAATAAGCTCTTGTGGTTTTATCGTTTCTTTATCGAGCTTATACCAGAGTGGATAGTCCTTCTTCCACCGTTGCGTTTGTTCACGCCACTTATCATGCTGTGAAAGGGAGCCAAGGTTGCCTTTTAGCAACAACGTTAAAGCTGCCTTAGCATCGCCTACAACTGGAATATCAACATGAATATTTTTTCCAATCTCAGCAGGATCAATATCAATGTGTGCGATCTTAGCATCTGGAGCAAAATGTTCTAAAACCCCAGTCAGGCGATCATCAAATCGTGAACCAATATTTAAAAGAAAATCTGCTTCATGGAGCGCCATATTCGCCGCATACGTTCCGTGCATGCCAGCCATCCCTAAGTGATTCTGATTATTTCCCGGGTAAGAACCTAAACCAAGTAATGTTGATACAAGCGGAATATTCGTTTCTTCAACGAAAGCGGTTAGTTCTTCAGCAGCTCCGGCGTGTAGGACACCTGCACCAGTAAGCAAAACAGGTTTTTTAGCTGTCTGAATAGATTCCAGAACCTTTCGAATTTGCTGCTTATTAGGTCTGGCGTTTGGTTGATAACCAGGTAAGTAAACAGGTTTATTATAAGAAAACAACGTCTCTTGTTGGGAGATATCTTTTGGCAAGTCAATCAAAACTGGTCCTGGTCGACCACTTTGAGCGATATGAAATGCTTCTTTTACCGTTTGCGATAGCTCCTCTACAGAACGAACTTGGTAGTTATGTTTTGTGATTGGCATTGTAATTCCGAGCATATCCGCTTCTTGAAAAGCATCGGTTCCAATAACTTTTGTTCCAACTTGACCGGTAATCACAACTAATGGCAACGAATCGATCATTGCATCTGCAATGCCGGTTACGACATTTGTTGCCCCCGGCCCTGATGTAACGATGCAAACACCTGGCTTGCCTGTTACCCGTGCATACCCTTCTGCCGCGTGTATCGCACCTTGTTCATGACGCGCTAGAATATGGTTAATACCTAGCTTATAAATCTCATCATAGGTAGGAAGGATTGCCCCTCCAGGATAACCAAAAATCACGTCGACGTTTTCTTTCGCTAACGACCTTAGCAAAATTTCAGCGCCACTGCACGGGCCGCTTTTCTCCTGCAAATTCTTATTTTTCTCTTCTGTTTGTTCACTTGCATGTAGCATTTGTCTTCTCTCCCTTCCGCCTATATACAAAAAGAAAGACCTTCTCAAACCCCATGTATGATCGTCATACAAGGGGCGAGAAAGTCTCTCGCGGTACCACCCTTTTCACTAATAATGCATTAGCCTCATTTTTTGATAACGAATGATTTTCTTCAATCATCCGACGACTCCTACTCTTTTTTCAAAGTCGTACTCGAAGGTGAGTTTCACGTATCGTTTATCACCGTTTTCCAGCTACCAACGGCTCTCTGTAGATAAAAATGAACGCTACTTTCCTTCTCAACGTATTCGTCTATTAAATTTTCATAATACCGCCTGTATTGGCGGACGTAACAAGTTTTGAATAACGAGCAAGATAGCCTTTTTTCACTTTCGGTTCTGGTTCAATCCAGCCTTCTCGTCGACGAGCTAGTTCTTCATCTGCCACGTCCCAATGAATCGTGCGGTCAATGAGATTAATTGTAATTTGATCACCGTCTGCGACAAAGGCTATTGGGCCTCCTTCAGCAGCTTCAGGCGAAATATGACCAATTGAAATCCCTCTAGAAGCACCTGAAAAGCGACCGTCTGTCATTAACGCTACTTTTGTACCTAAGCCCCGTCCTTGAATTGCAGAAGTCGGCGCTAACATTTCCGGCATACCCGGTCCACCTTTAGGGCCTTCATATCGAATAATGACAACTTGCCCTTCTGTAACCATGCCTTTATTAATTTGTTCCTGCGCTTCTTCTTGTGAGTTAAAGCAGATCGCTTCACCCTCAAAGATTTTGATTGACGGATCAACGGCTCCGACTTTTATAACAGCACCATCTGGAGCAATATTGCCATATAAGATAGACAAGCCACCTACCGGACTATATGCCGTTTCACGAGTTCGTATGACATCTGTATTTGTAATTTCTGCATGGGCAACGGTATCGTAAAGAGATTGACCAGTTATCGTTAACCGTTCTCCTTTAATCGCACCCATGTGGATTAATTCTTTTATAATAGACGCAACGCCACCAGCTTTATGAACATCGTCCATTGAATAATCAGAGGCTGGACTTACCTTACAAAGATAAGGTACCCGTTCTGCCACTTCATTAATTCGCGTCATGTCGTATTCAATTTCAGCTTCATTCGCAATGGCTAGTGTGTGGAGCACGGTGTTCGTTGAGCCACCCATCGCCATATCTAATGCAAATGCATCATCAATCGTTTCCTCTGTGACAATGTCTCGTGGACGAATATCTTTTTCAATTAAATTCATGAGGTGCTTAGCCGCATCTTTAATTAAGTCATGGCGTGCTTGTGAAGTAGCAACGAGCGTACCATTTCCAGGCAACGCAAGGCCTAACATTTCCATTAAAGAATTCATAGAATTTGCTGTAAACATTCCTGAACAAGAACCACATGTCGGACATGCTTGCTGTTCGATTTCAAGCAATTCGTCTCTTGTCAGTTTTCCTGACGAAAATGCGCCTACGCCTTCAAAGACAGAAACAAGTGAAAGGCTTTGCCCATCTTTTGTTCTTCCTGCCTCCATCGGACCACCTGATACAAAAACCGAGGGTACATTCGTTCTAACTGATGCCATAAGCATACCTGGCGTAATTTTGTCGCAGTTTGGAATATAAAAAACACCATCAAACCAATGTGCATTAATAACAGTTTCTGCCGCATCACAAATGATTTCTCGACTTGGTAATGAATACCTCATCCCAATATGCCCCATTGCAATCCCATCATCTACACCTATTGTATTAAATTCAAACGGAATCCCTCCGGCATCAATAATGGCTTGCTTTGCTACTTCTGCAAACTTATTGAGATGCATGTGCCCAGGTATAATGTCAATATATGAATTGCAAACCCCGATAAAAGGTTTATCCATATCTTCTTCACTTACACCAGCCGCACGAAGAAGACTCCTATGAGGTGCGCGATCAATTCCTTTCTTGATCATGTCGCTTCTCATGCTAATCTCCCCTTATTTCCGTTTCTTCAAGCGAAAATTGAATCCACCTGAAAAACACATTTGTTTTTTCGTTTATCTTTATTGAGACTTACTATACGCCTGTTAAAAATGCAGGTCAACCCTTTTTTAAAAAGAATTTTAATCTTTCTGTCATTTGTATACGCTTACAGCATCAGGGGATTAAGGATTACTCGTCAGAAAATTTCTTTTAAAAAGTGGCTATAATTTTCAAAAAAACGGGGATAGTAAACAAAGAGGTGATCCTATGCAGACAAACCGAAATAAAAAGAAACGTACGTTCACTCCTTTCTCGTTTCTCTTCCATTTCTTTAAACCGATCAAGCGTCCTTCTCTCGTGCTTGTTACGAATCATTGGAACGAATGCAAAAATGAGTCACAACAAAATCTTTGTCGTTCTCTAAAAGAACGCGGCTTTTATGCCTCTCCGGATTATGTTGTTGACCAAATAGCTGTTTATGTTGCACTTGTTCCGTATCGTGTTGCATTTTTGAAGCAACAAGACTTTCTTAAAGATAAAAAAAAGATACGTTCTTTAGAGCGTAAAGGTTGGACGGTTTATTCCATTTCTGAAGACTATAAAAACGAGGACATTCATTCTTTTTTATATGCTTTCCAAAACCAAACACATACGCTAAACAACGCCTCTTATTCGCAATAAATAAGGGCGTTTTTATTTTGGCCCCTTTCATAGGCGATGATATCGCTGAATAGAATGTTAGAGAATCAAGGAGAGGGGTAACTTATGTTTTTTTTAAATGACCACCCAAATTTACAAGGCTTTGACATCGGTTCTTTTTCATACGGGTCCCCTATCGATCTTCTTCACCTCGTTCCAGAAGTTACGTTAAAAATAGGAAAATATTGTTCTTTCGCCGCCGGTATTCGAATTCTTTTAGGTGCTGATCACCAAGTAGGCTGGGTGACGACTTATCCATTTAACGTTCTTTATCCTGATATAGCAAAAACAAATGAGCACCCAACAAGTAAAGGGAATATTATCATTGGCAATGATGTTTGGGTAGCGAGCGGCGCTGTTATTTTATCCGGGGTTACCATTGGAGACGGAGCCATTATTGCAGCCAATGCTGTTGTGACAAAAAATGTAGCCCCATATACGATCGTTGCTGGAAACCCCGCTAAACAGATTAGCGAACGCTTTACTGAGGAACAACGACAGAATCTTTTAACCATTCAATGGTGGCATTGGCCAGATGACGAAGTAAAACAAATTTCCCCTCTTTTGCAATCAAACCGATTGGATGAACTATTTTTATACGCTAAAAATCGACATGATTAAGGAGGGCAACATGATTTCAAATACAACCATTAGCTTTATTAGTTGCGTGAGTAATGAAACGCTTTATAAACAATGCCTCGCTCATATTCAGCAACTCTCAATTCCCTCCGGTATGTCAATTGAAACCGTGCCTATCTATAACGCGACTAGCATGACAGCTGGGTATAATGAAGGTATGAAGAAAGCAAAAGGTACATACAAAGTGTACCTTCATCAAGATGCATTCATTCTAAATCAATCCTTTCTCTATGACCTTCTCTTTTTATTTCACAATAATAAAAAATTGGGATTATTCGGCGTCATTGGCGCTCGCCAGCTTCCACATCATGGCATGTGGTGGCAAAGTCCTTATGAAAATAAAATAGGGAAAATTATAGAAGTTCGTGATACGTATACGCAAACAACGTGTATGGAAACCACTTATATGTATGGAAAAGCGGCATGTGTTGACGGCCTGTTAATGGCTACCCAATATGATCTCTCTTGGCCAGAAGAGATCAGAGGTTGGCATTTTTACGATACGGCTCAATGCTTACATTATTCAACACACAATTACGATGTAGGCATTGCTCATCAACCGAGCCCTTGGGTCATTCATTATTGCAAAACCTCAACAATGGAAGGGTACTATGAAGCTCTACCCGCTTTTCAAAAATGGCGCAGTCTTATTGACGACTCTACAAAGACATAAATAAAAAAAGATGTAAGAAAGGTTCACAGCCTCCCTGAACATTTTTTACATCTTTGGTACGCTTTCCTTTAAACAATGAATTAGGAAATCAAGAAGGAGAGATGACTTGTGGAGCAAAGAACGTATCAACGCTTTCAAAAAGAAGAAGCAACAGATGCCATTTTATTAGCAAAAAGAGAAAAAGGATTCACCTATGATGATTTAGCGGCAGCAACAAACCTTCATCCCGTATATATCGCCTCTGCAATTATGGGACAAAACACGTTAAACAAAGAAGAAGCGGATGCATTGGTAAAATGCTTAGAATTAGATGATTCCATCTCGGACACTCTTCAACTTTATCCTACAAAGGGGTCGCTCGACCAAACGATCCCCACCGATCCGCTTATTTATCGATTCCATGAAATTATTCAAGTATACGGAACGACTTTTAAAGAAGTCATACAAGAAAAAATGGGTGATGGCATCATGAGTGCCATTGATTTCACACTTGATATTGAAAAGGAAGAAAATCCAAAAGGTGATCGAGTTGTTGTCACAATGAATGGAAAATTCCTCCCCTATAATAAGTGGTAAACGGCGTGTATAAAAAAACCTCTTACATCTGTAAGAGGTTTTTCGTCTATCACTTATTGAACGTCCCAGGAGAGATTCGAACTCCCGACCGACTTTTGTCCTCGTTATATAAATCCGCTTTGTATCCGGGAATTGAGGCGTTCGTTGATACGGTCATTCGACCGGAAAGACCTCGTACATTTAAATTACCACGTTTCTAACGCTAAATCAAACGAAATTCGCGTTTCTTCTATTATATATTGAACAAGTCATGTACATCCGCTCGCTCATCTATAGTTTTTATCGCACCCAATATCTTCCTGACTGTTGTAAATGATGCGTCATAGTTATCATCTGAGGCTAATTTGCTTATGGTCGTCCTCCCCACTCCGCTTTTATCTGCGACCCACTGTTGAGATATCCCCCGATCATCAAGCCACTTCCCAAATTTAGAACGCTTTTTACCTAATCCCATTCGGCATCACCTCGTAAGTTATTTTGATAATCTTGTCCAATTATCCTCTTTTTTAAGCAAATCTATTCATAAAAGTGGAAACATGTACGAGCTAGCCGCGTAAGCTTTACTAAAGTCGCTGCTAAAGTATCGGCAAATGTAATGCTACTTAAGTTTCCGCCAGTGGACATCGCAATGTACCATACAACAATAAATCTGTTTAAAGCGTAGCGAGGGAGGGATTGCCGAGGGAAGCTTTAGATGGAATAAGAGGAGGAAATCGGTATGAATACTACGGTCACTTTTAGCGGTATTTTAAAGCTTACTCCGCTCGTCTTACAAGGTTACGGCATTGTTATCGGAGCCGGCGGTTTGCTCGTAATTGGCGCGCTAATCGAAAAGCATTTTGCCAGAAACGCCCAAATCGTCATCGCGGAAAGAATCAGCGCCATCATTAAAGCGTCCTTGCCGTTCGGCGTCATTGCCACGCTAATCTATTTCGTACTTAATAATCCGCTACTTTAAAGGAGGAATCACGATGTTTACTAGGAAACAAATCGCAACACGTAAGCTAAATAAAACGTTTCGCGCCGGCGGTTTACATTTAACGTACCGCAACGGTCAGACAACGCAAATCATCATGCCGAAGATTCACGCGGTCGATATCCTCGAAGCAGGCGTCCGTTACGTCTTTACGGTACCTCTCGGCTTGAACCCGGCGGACGTCGAAAACAAACGATGGCTATTCGAGGCACAATTCGGCGAGCACGTAGAATTAACCCGCGACAACAAAACGTTTAAGCTGTCCGTTTATAGCGCAGACCTCCCCGCCTCCCTCACGTATAACTATACGGATATAGCTTCTTCCGCGGCTAACCATCGCTTGCCTATCGTCTGTGGCGTAGGTCGCGCGGGCAAGTACGTCAGCTACGATATGACGGAGCACCCGCATCTTTTAATCGCAGGTACGACGGGTAGCGGTAAGTCAACGCAACTACGCGCGGTACTAACGACGTTAATCGCGACGCAAAATCCCACCGACCTCACGCTGTACCTAGCGGACTTAAAACGGTCAGAGTTCCACGCGTTTAAACGGATTGAGCACGTCGCGACCGTGTGTACGACGATCGACGCTTTGGCTGGCGTATTAGACGAACTCGACGCGGAGTTAAAGCGCAGAGGCGACCTGCTCGACCGGCACGAAGAAACGCACACGCACGACTTGCCCGCGGAAGTACGCCCGCCTAATATCGTGCTCTGTATCGACGAGGTGGTGCTGCTTAAAAATGAGCGTGACCTTATGCGCGTGGTCGAAGATATATCGTCCATCGGGCGAGCGTTAGGCGTGTTTCTCATCCTTTCGATGCAGCGAGGCGACGCGAAGGTACTCGACGGCAAGCTTAAAAATAACTTAACCGTGCGCATGGGCTTCCGGCATACTGATCGCCTCAACGCGAATATAACGGGGACGCCCGGCGCGGAGTCGATAAGCCGAGGCACGCCCGGTCGATTGCTCCTCAAACTCGATGACCTGACTGAGCTACAATCGCCGTATTTAACGCTGCCGAAAGCGCGGGAATTGTTGGCGCCTCATAAACGCGAAGTCGAGCCGGAAGAAGTACGCGCGGCAACCGAAGTTAAGGCTGTTGAGCCCGCGACTCCCCTTTCGATCTTTGACGTACTAGACGGAGGTACGGGCGATGAAGAAACGTGATTTGGCGATCATTAACGACCTCCGCCGGTTTCGTGTCCTTCGCCGCGACGATATAGCCGACCTGTATTTCCGCGAGTTAAAACAGCCGGTAACGAGCGCTAACTTCGTGCTCAAACGACTACGACGCGACGGGCAGATCACAGCGATAACCGACCGACAGCCTTACGTATATACTTGCGCGGATAGCGGCATAAAACGGGATAGCGCGAAGATACCGCATTTTCTACGTATCGCCGAGTGTTACCGCGCGTTAAGAGACGTACAGGCGCCGCGGATATTCGAGGTGGAACCGAAGCTTGGCGCTAAAGGGACGGTAGAGCCGGACGCCTTCGCCCTGTGGCGCGGGGCTCCGTTTTACATCGAGATACAGCGGTCGGTCTATAGCGCGAAAACGTTTGACGCGAAGCTTAACCGGTACGTCGACTATTATAATGAAGGAAAATGGCGAGAAGAATCGTGGCAGCCGAAAGGTAAGGCGCCGATATTTCCGTATGTATGGGTGATTACCGATGTGGAATACGCGGTGGGGTCGTTACCCTTCCGCGTGATACAGACGAAGGATTTCCGATTAAACTAAAAAGATGATGGAGGCGGTATGTATGGCGAGCAATCCGAGAAAAGGCGTAACATTTACGAAGGAAGAAACGGCGCTACTAGAGCACGCGGAGAAGGCGACAAACTTTAACGAGTATGTTAAGGCGTTGATTGCGCGGGATATGGAAGGAGATAAATCGAGTAGAAAAGTATATGTAGCAAGGGAGGCAAAACCTCCCAAGTTGAACAAAGGTATCGTAGGAACTCCCCGCCTCTCTTAGCGCGGGGCTTTTTTTTCGCTAACGCTCAATCAAGCGCCTACTTCTTCGCCTTTACTTTCTTCTGCGCGCGTGCTTCCGGCGTCACATCGTTATCTTTCCAAAACGCCCATAGCGATGCGGCTCCGAGGAATCCGAGGTCGATAAACGTAGCCAATCCTTGCTCGTCGAATGGTAGCGGAGACAACCCCGCCATTGATAGCCCGCTATTTACGAGCGCAACTAATAACACGACGAAACGCGTCACCGTGCCTGATGTGATATTCTGTTTCATATTTACATCCTCCTTCGTTATAGTAATTGATTCACGCGACGTTGCACCGCATTGGCATCGTAACCCGCCGCCCGTAACCGTTGAGCTCGCGATGGGTTGTTCCCCCACTTACCGTCGATCACCTCGCGTGCTATCTGATCGACTGACTTACGGCTAGACGAATTACCTCCGCCTAAGATACGGTTAACTTCCGCCTGCACCGCGCTTGCGTTATGACCCGCGTTGTTAAGACGCTGAGTCCGTTGCTGACCGTTGCCCCACTTGCCGTCGATGACTTCTTGCGCGAGTTGAGCGTTGGTTTTCTTCGGCGCCGCCGGTTTAGCCGCACCTACGCCGGATTTACGATTAACCTCGTCGCGTACTTTAGCGTATTCAGCAGCGCTAATGCCGAGGG includes:
- a CDS encoding glycosyltransferase family protein; protein product: MISNTTISFISCVSNETLYKQCLAHIQQLSIPSGMSIETVPIYNATSMTAGYNEGMKKAKGTYKVYLHQDAFILNQSFLYDLLFLFHNNKKLGLFGVIGARQLPHHGMWWQSPYENKIGKIIEVRDTYTQTTCMETTYMYGKAACVDGLLMATQYDLSWPEEIRGWHFYDTAQCLHYSTHNYDVGIAHQPSPWVIHYCKTSTMEGYYEALPAFQKWRSLIDDSTKT
- the cynS gene encoding cyanase, with the translated sequence MEQRTYQRFQKEEATDAILLAKREKGFTYDDLAAATNLHPVYIASAIMGQNTLNKEEADALVKCLELDDSISDTLQLYPTKGSLDQTIPTDPLIYRFHEIIQVYGTTFKEVIQEKMGDGIMSAIDFTLDIEKEENPKGDRVVVTMNGKFLPYNKW
- a CDS encoding helix-turn-helix transcriptional regulator, whose product is MGLGKKRSKFGKWLDDRGISQQWVADKSGVGRTTISKLASDDNYDASFTTVRKILGAIKTIDERADVHDLFNI
- a CDS encoding FtsK/SpoIIIE domain-containing protein — its product is MFTRKQIATRKLNKTFRAGGLHLTYRNGQTTQIIMPKIHAVDILEAGVRYVFTVPLGLNPADVENKRWLFEAQFGEHVELTRDNKTFKLSVYSADLPASLTYNYTDIASSAANHRLPIVCGVGRAGKYVSYDMTEHPHLLIAGTTGSGKSTQLRAVLTTLIATQNPTDLTLYLADLKRSEFHAFKRIEHVATVCTTIDALAGVLDELDAELKRRGDLLDRHEETHTHDLPAEVRPPNIVLCIDEVVLLKNERDLMRVVEDISSIGRALGVFLILSMQRGDAKVLDGKLKNNLTVRMGFRHTDRLNANITGTPGAESISRGTPGRLLLKLDDLTELQSPYLTLPKARELLAPHKREVEPEEVRAATEVKAVEPATPLSIFDVLDGGTGDEET
- a CDS encoding replication-relaxation family protein produces the protein MKKRDLAIINDLRRFRVLRRDDIADLYFRELKQPVTSANFVLKRLRRDGQITAITDRQPYVYTCADSGIKRDSAKIPHFLRIAECYRALRDVQAPRIFEVEPKLGAKGTVEPDAFALWRGAPFYIEIQRSVYSAKTFDAKLNRYVDYYNEGKWREESWQPKGKAPIFPYVWVITDVEYAVGSLPFRVIQTKDFRLN
- a CDS encoding phage holin; this translates as MKQNITSGTVTRFVVLLVALVNSGLSMAGLSPLPFDEQGLATFIDLGFLGAASLWAFWKDNDVTPEARAQKKVKAKK